Genomic segment of Nocardiopsis mwathae:
GTACATCGACCGCTTCACCGCCTTCCGCGCGGCGCCGATCTACTCCCCCTCCGTGTACCGGAGACTCACGCGCCCGTGGACCCACCCGCTGTATCGGGATGGGTCATGCGGGCACAACGACCGGGCGGCGTGGGAGAGCCCGATTCGCTACACCTGGACGCGAGAGATCGCGGAGTCCTGGGCACAGAGCCTGAACCAACGCATTCCGCGGTGGTGGGAGGGGGAACCCGAGCCTCGGTCGGCAACGGTCCGGCGTATGGGGTGGGCGGGTGTCCGTCCATGATCCGAGCGCCGAGCCCTCTCGCTGATGATGAGCATGGTGAACGGCGGGACGAATCGGACGGACGTGCCGCCTTTCGCCATGATCATCGCGGTGATATCACGGTCATTCGACGTCGATGCGTTGAGCGCCGTGGAGCACGAGGAAGTCCACGACCACGGCGGCCACCTTCCCATCCCCGCCCCGACCGAACCACACGGGGTAGGCGCCGTCACCCCACCCGGACGCGAACGCGATAAGGCCCGGGGATCCGTCCGGAGCCTCAAGGGTGACCGTGTCCGTCCCGTGGACCAGGATTTCGGGTCCGTCACCGCACAACAGAACCTCCCAGCCGGCTGTGCCGTCGTCCTGGTCATCGAGGATCCCGGCGAAGTGCTCCAACAGCTCGGCGTCCAAGAGGCAGCCCATACCGCCGTCCACGCCGAATCCGAAGAAGCCGAACCCGCCGTCGTCCTCTTCCTCCGCCTCGTCCCTGGCAGGCTCGGCGCTCCGGAGGTCGCGGAGGTCCTGCCCGGGTACGAGCGCCATTTCCCAGTCGGTCACCGCGGCGTTCTGGACGGCGAGTACTGCGGCGCAGACCCGGACGTGGTCTGGGTTGCCGTTCACGTGGGCGACGGTCAACCGCAGCGGGTACCGACCGGGAGGCACGGTCTGCACGTAGGGCGTGAAGCCCTCCGCGAACATGAGGTCCGTCGGGTCGGCTGCGATGAGGCGCCCGGTGGGTAGGTGCAGGTCGCCCTGGTCGTGGACGGCCGTCGTGAGTGTCGTGTCGGCATCGAGACGGAACCGCATGCCGCCGGAGAAGAAGGCCTCCGGATGCCGAGGTGCGGGGGAAGGAGGGCAGGGTGCTGCCACCGCTCCAGACGGGGCCGCAGGGAGATCGTCGGAGAGGGCGTCCTCGTGCGTCATAGGTCGAGAGACTAGTTCGGCCCTGTGACACGGAGCGCGCCGGAACCGGTGTCGGCCGACCGGAACCCTATCTGCCTCCGTGGGAAGAAAGCTTGACCGCCGAGAACACCAGGATCGCTGCCAGAACCGGGATGAGGACCAGGTCGGGGATGACGCCGAGCAGGACGCCTCCCAGCACGGCGCCCGCCACCGAACCGCCGGCCATGACGACGACGAAACGCAGGTTCGCGCGGAGGACCGCGAAGCTGCCGTCGCGGCTGTAGCGGGCGAAGGCCACCAGCATGGTCGGCAGCGACACCAACAGCGACAGGCTGCCCGCGGTCTTGATGTCCACCGCGAACAACAGCACGATCGTGGGAATCAGCAGCTCGCCTCCGGCCACGCCCATGATCGCCGCGACCACACCGATCCCGAACCCGGTCGCGACCCCGATGAGGATCTGGACGCCGACCGGCAGCACGAGCGTTCCCAGCGCGGTGGTGTGCGTCGCCACCAGGGCGGCGGCCATGAGCACCATCAGCACCGCCAGCACCTTGTAGAGAGTGGCACTGCGCATCCGCACCGCCCAGGCCGCTCCGGCCCAAGCACCCAGGAGGCTTCCGGCCAGCAGGTTGGCGGCCACGGGCCAGTGCGCGGCCAACTCCGGGGCGGAAACGGCCGCCATCCGGGCGGGCAGCGCGGCCAGGACAACGGCCAGGCTCATCGCCTTGTTGAGGATGACCGCGGAGAGCGCAGCGAAACCGAACAGGCCGATCAGCAGCGGTAGGCGGAACTCCGCCCCGCCCAGGCCGATCATCCCGCCCAGCACTCCCACCGCGGCACCGGCCGTGAAGGCCAGCGGTAGCGACTTCGCGCGCTGAAAGGACTGCTCGGCATCGACAGCCACGTGGACCACGCCCCAACGGTCACGAGCCATGCCCGCCCCGGGGCGGCCCACCTGGAGGGAACTGTAGTAGCCCTGCCATCAGGTGCAGCCGACCAGGGCCGGTGTCGCGACGCGGGAAGCGCGCCGGGGCTTCGCCGACCTGCCGCCGACGATGCGCTGGGCCGTCTGAGAGACGTCGACGACGCTCTCGTCGTCAGCCCTGGTCGGCCTCGGACGGCCCAGCCGTTCGCTTACGGCTCGGCTATGCGGAAGACGCCTCGACGGCGGTGTTCTGGCCGACCACGATCTTCCAGCCGTCGTCCTGCTTGGCGATGACATAGAGCGTCACGCCGTGGGTTCTCTCCACGGGTGCGCTCCGTCAGAGTTCGCGGCCCTTCACCCCGGCGAGGAACGCCTGCCATTCGACGGCGTCGAAGGCCAGTGCCCCCTTCTCAGGGTCTTTCGAGTCACGCACCGCAGCTCCGCCGGGGAGATCGGCCACCTCCACGCAGTCGCTGCGGTCGGTGTAGCTGGACGTGCGGAAGACGAGGTCGCTGGAGTCAGGGGTCGGGTTCAAGGCCGCTCTCTAGGTGATCGTGCTGCGTAGGTACTCGATGCTGTCGTCGGCATCGAGCGCCGAGTCCACGAGATGATCGAACAACCGCCGGTATCGGCGTACCTCCTCGGCCTCTTCGACGAAGAGGCCTTCCGTATGCATCTCCAGGTAGACGACCGAGTTCGCGGACGCATAGTCCAAGAGCACGAACTGGCCTCTCATGCCAGCGTGTAGTCCCGCTGCGAACGGTACGACGCCGACAGTGACGTTGTTGTCCGCCTCCGCTACGTCGATGAGGTGCCGCACCTGTTCTTGCAGCACCCGCGGACTCGGCTTGAGGCGCTCGATCGCGCACGCGTCGATGACGGCTCGCAGTTCGGGGCCGTCGGGGTGGGACAGGATCTCCTGTCGCTTCCGCCGGGCTGCGACGACGCGTTCGACATCAACCGGATCCCGCAGCAGGTTCGCGGAACGGGTGAACAGCTCCACGTATTTCGGGGTCTGCAGTAGTCCGGGGATCATGATCAACTGGTACGTCGAGATGCTGGCGGCCTCGGCCTCCAGCGCCGGGAACTCATCGGGGAAGACGTCGTCGTACTTGGTCCACCAGCCCTTCTTCCCCGCTTGCCTGGTGATGCTGAGTAGGGACTCGCGCTGCCACTGGTCGTTGACGCGGTAGGTGTCCAGCAGCGCCTTGACCTCGACCACCGATGGACGCTTCCGCACCCCGGTCTCGATGTTCGAGACCTTGCCGACCGACCACTCCAGAGCACGAGCAGCATCGTCAAGGGTCATTCCCGCCGCGTGGCGCAGTCGTCGGAGCTCTTCGGAGAGTCGGCGCCGACGCACGCTGGGGCGCTGCTGTTCGATCATCGTCTCCCTTGCTTCTCCTGGTCTTCAGGATGTTACGGCGCTTCGCGGCAATCGGGCATCCGACTACAGACAGATCGAAATCCTCACAATCTGAAAAGCAAGATATTGTGAAGTACTTGAAACTCTGAAATCCTCAGGCTTCTATGGATGGTGAACTCATTTCCGTGCCGGACCCCGCTCATCCGGCCTGACCCCTGGAGGGGTTCGCCATGCGCTTGTTGTCCCTGCTCTTCCTCCCGCTCGTCCTGCTGCTGCGGGTGTTCACGCCGTCGCCCCCACGGCCTCGGGCTCGGTCGGTGGCGGCTGCCCGGCTTGCTGCGCTCACCGCAGTGCCCTGCGCCTCCTGGTCGGCGCCGCGGTCGGTCCCGGCGCGCGTGCTGCTGCCCGGCGGGGCGTCTCGGACGCGGCCCTACGCTCCGACGCCCCGCATCCCCGACTACATCGGCTTCTGCGAAGTCGCGCTGCGCCATGAGGCCCGCTGGGAGGTCACCTACGACGGCGGCGAGCTGCCCTACCGCGGTCGGCACCGCGTCCACGACGACCTCATGATCGCCTGCGCCGACCTGGTCCTTCTCGACCACGCACTCACGCGGTCCGACCCGCCCGCCTGCCCACGTCCGTACGCCGACCTCGCCCGTGACGGTGCGGGGCTGCCCCACCTCCGTGCCGCGAACACGGACTCCCCGGAGGCGACGGCATGACGCCGCGGTGGGGCCATTCCCCCGAGCACGCCGACGCCCATGCCACAGCCGCCCGCTTCCAGGCCGAGCACTCGGGCACCGTCGTCTGGTTCGGCGAAACCAGCGGCCACTTCTACGTCCTGGATCGCCTCGGCCTCCACGACTACGCCACGCTCGCCGAACTCACAGCCCACCTGCGGTGGCGCCACCGCCGTTCCCGTTCGAGATCCGCGACCGCACTTCCTCAGGCCGCCTGACCGCCCACGAACCCTGCCGGCCGAACCCCGTGCCCCCGCCGTTCGCCCGGTTTTCTCGGCCGCCGCTCATCAGAGGGGGATGAGCACGCGGCCCTCCGTCCCCGGAGGACGAGGAAGCCGACCAGCGGCACTCGGCCCTCCGGGGACGGTCAATCCCCATCACCAGGCAGGTCCACCCGCGTAAGCTCACCTCGTGGAAAGGTTCGCGCCGAGGGTGCGTATCCCATCCCGTTGAAGCCTCACAGGCGATTGATCGCAACACTGGAACGGATGTCCATGGAACGCGAGTTGGCCGAAGAACTAGGGACACAGGAGAGCTGAGCCCTGGAGTTCGAACGCAAGGCCAAGGACCGCGAAGCCATCCGTAAGGCGATCTGCGCGCTGGCCAACGACCTCGCCGGTGCAGGCGGTGGCGACCTTGTCATCGGAGTCAGGGATGACGGTACCGTCGACCCGGATCTCGACACATCGGACGCGGCTCTTCTTGACCTCGCCCAAATCCGTGATGAGGGCACGATCCTGGACCGTCCGTCCATGACTGTGCAGAAGGATCTGTTCCGCGGTCAGCCCGTGATCAGGATCCACGTCGAGGCTTCACATACACCTCCCGTCCGTCTGAACGGGGTCGCGTGGGTACGCCCGGGTCCTCTCACGAAGCGCGCTTCAGCGGAGGACGAACGGATGCTCGTTGAGCGGAGGAGGAGTCGATGGCTACCCTTCGACAACCATCCGGTTCCGGGGAGCTGCACGCACGACCTCGACATGCGCCTGTTTCGCGGCACCTACCTCCCCTCCGCTGTCGATACCCAGGTCATTGAGGAGAACGGACGCCCCGAGGAGCAGCAGCTCGCTTCCCTGAATCTCCTCTCCCCGTCCGGGGAGGCGACGGTGCTTGGTCTGATCCTCCTCGGGATGGACCCGACGCGTTTCTTCGCCGGCGCGTACACACAGTTCGTCCGATATGAGGGTGATTCTGTCGACAGCGCTGTGATCGACGAGCAGGAGCTTCGCCTGAACGTAGTGGACACCGCCCAGCGGCTGGAAGTGCTCCTCAAGGGCCATACCCACACTCATCTCGCGAATGTGAGCGGATTCCGAGAACGCTCTCAGCCTGACTATCCGATCGCTGCCCTGCGCGAGGCGTGCATGAACGCCCTCATGCACCGGAACTATGAGTCATCGAACGCCCCCACCCGAATCCAGTGGTTTGCGGACCGGGTGGAGGTCGCCAACCCTGGCGGCCCCTATGGCCAAGTGAAGGCGAACAACTTCGACCGGATCAACGACTACCGAAACCCTTCTCTGGCTGGCGCGATGAAGAACCTGGGGTATGTCAACCGGTTCGGACGCGGTATCGGCCGCATGCGGGCCGAGCTTGAGCGCAACGGAAATCCTCCACCGAAATTCGACGTTAACGATAATTCGTGGGTGGTCGTGATGAGGAAGACGAAATGACGTCCATCGCACTGTTCAACAACAAAGGAGGTGTAGGAAAGACGACCCTTGTTTATCACCTCGCCCACATGTACCAACGACAGGGCGCGAGGGTGCTTGCCGTCGACTTGGACCCGCAGTCCAACCTCACGTCGATGTTCCTGGGCGAGGACGACTTAGCACAGCTGTGGCACGAGGAGGAACCAACATTCCAATACCAGCAAGGACTAATCCCCGCCATACGGGCAGAGAATGATGGAACCGTTGCCCAGGCCGTCAAGCCGATCATCGAAGGGACCGGCGATGTGGAGCTCATACGCCCGGTCGAAATCACGGAGAGACTTTGGCTGCTGCCCGGCGACCTCGAACTGAGCAGATTCGAGGATGATCTGTCCCAGTCGTGGGGTCTGACCTTCAAGGGAGACCCAAGGCGCTGCGGGCTACAACCGCCTTTTATCGAATCATCCAGTCGGCCCGACGTGACGTCACCCCTGACATTGTCCTGATAGATATCGGCCCCAACCTCGGTGCGATCAACCGGGCGGCGCTGCTGTCCTCGGACACCATTCTCATGCCCCTCGCTGCGGACCTGTTCTCGCTACGCGGCCTCCGCAACCTCGGCCCGGCGCTCCGTGAGTGGCAGAGGGACTGGCAGGAGGTGGTGGCGCCCCGTATCCCGGAACAGATCGAGGCCCATGCGGGTGACGTACG
This window contains:
- a CDS encoding DUF4241 domain-containing protein, whose amino-acid sequence is MRFRLDADTTLTTAVHDQGDLHLPTGRLIAADPTDLMFAEGFTPYVQTVPPGRYPLRLTVAHVNGNPDHVRVCAAVLAVQNAAVTDWEMALVPGQDLRDLRSAEPARDEAEEEDDGGFGFFGFGVDGGMGCLLDAELLEHFAGILDDQDDGTAGWEVLLCGDGPEILVHGTDTVTLEAPDGSPGLIAFASGWGDGAYPVWFGRGGDGKVAAVVVDFLVLHGAQRIDVE
- a CDS encoding sulfite exporter TauE/SafE family protein, translating into MVHVAVDAEQSFQRAKSLPLAFTAGAAVGVLGGMIGLGGAEFRLPLLIGLFGFAALSAVILNKAMSLAVVLAALPARMAAVSAPELAAHWPVAANLLAGSLLGAWAGAAWAVRMRSATLYKVLAVLMVLMAAALVATHTTALGTLVLPVGVQILIGVATGFGIGVVAAIMGVAGGELLIPTIVLLFAVDIKTAGSLSLLVSLPTMLVAFARYSRDGSFAVLRANLRFVVVMAGGSVAGAVLGGVLLGVIPDLVLIPVLAAILVFSAVKLSSHGGR
- a CDS encoding DUF397 domain-containing protein, yielding MNPTPDSSDLVFRTSSYTDRSDCVEVADLPGGAAVRDSKDPEKGALAFDAVEWQAFLAGVKGREL
- a CDS encoding helix-turn-helix domain-containing protein, whose translation is MIEQQRPSVRRRRLSEELRRLRHAAGMTLDDAARALEWSVGKVSNIETGVRKRPSVVEVKALLDTYRVNDQWQRESLLSITRQAGKKGWWTKYDDVFPDEFPALEAEAASISTYQLIMIPGLLQTPKYVELFTRSANLLRDPVDVERVVAARRKRQEILSHPDGPELRAVIDACAIERLKPSPRVLQEQVRHLIDVAEADNNVTVGVVPFAAGLHAGMRGQFVLLDYASANSVVYLEMHTEGLFVEEAEEVRRYRRLFDHLVDSALDADDSIEYLRSTIT
- a CDS encoding ATP-binding protein, which encodes MEFERKAKDREAIRKAICALANDLAGAGGGDLVIGVRDDGTVDPDLDTSDAALLDLAQIRDEGTILDRPSMTVQKDLFRGQPVIRIHVEASHTPPVRLNGVAWVRPGPLTKRASAEDERMLVERRRSRWLPFDNHPVPGSCTHDLDMRLFRGTYLPSAVDTQVIEENGRPEEQQLASLNLLSPSGEATVLGLILLGMDPTRFFAGAYTQFVRYEGDSVDSAVIDEQELRLNVVDTAQRLEVLLKGHTHTHLANVSGFRERSQPDYPIAALREACMNALMHRNYESSNAPTRIQWFADRVEVANPGGPYGQVKANNFDRINDYRNPSLAGAMKNLGYVNRFGRGIGRMRAELERNGNPPPKFDVNDNSWVVVMRKTK
- a CDS encoding ParA family protein, translated to MTSIALFNNKGGVGKTTLVYHLAHMYQRQGARVLAVDLDPQSNLTSMFLGEDDLAQLWHEEEPTFQYQQGLIPAIRAENDGTVAQAVKPIIEGTGDVELIRPVEITERLWLLPGDLELSRFEDDLSQSWGLTFKGDPRRCGLQPPFIESSSRPDVTSPLTLS